The nucleotide window GAATGTAGAGACGTTGCATGCAACGTCTCTACAAGGGTTACAGGTAACGCACCTTTAATTTCTGGAGATGTCTATTGTTCGTTGGTCATTGCGATGAACGATGAACAATGAACTGAATGACTAATGACTAATGACATTCACAGTAAGCACAAGCTTGAAGCAGGCGTCCGGTGTAGCAATCGGTCATACGGGATAGCTTTCGTTTAATATTGAAGAATGCCGACAGTTTTAAGAATAAGCGCTTACCGATTCTACTTTTACAGTCATGAGCCAAACGAGCCACCGCATATACACATTGACCGCGATGACTCATCATACCAAATCCGCAACGATTACCCCCTTTATGTCGCTCGGCTGTAGAGACGTTTCATGAAACGTCTCTACAATGTTTAGGCCAAAAATTCTCATGGGGTAACCAACCAGGATTTGGTATCAGCTAAATTTTGGCTAGAACCAGTCAGCTTAGCAAATAATATTGGTTTTAGCGCTAAAGAACTTCGGAAATTGCAGTTAATGGTACAAGAGAATCAAATAAGGCTTGTGGAGGCATGGTATGGGTATTTTGGCGATTCGAGCAGACGAGAGAGTTAAGGATGTTCGCTTTACAGAAGAAACAATCAGTGTCGATTTAATGGACGGTCGAACGATTAGTGTACCTCTAGTCTGGTATCCGATACTGCTTCAGGCTACACCCGAACAACGATCGCAGTGGGAAGTCTGTGGTGGAGGTTACGGTATTCACTGGGAGGAGATAGACGAGGATCTCAGCACAGAAGGAATGTTACGCGGTGCGCCTGCTCCCAGAGTATCAGTTATGGGTAGTTGAAGTTGAGTTACTAGCCTCAAATAGCTTTCAAAGTAGATCGGTGGATGTCGATGGTTCTAGATGTAGTGGACAGGATTTTGTACCTCGAATTTGACGTTGGAATTGACAATGCGACCATGTAGAAATTTCACAACCAGTCTGCCATCTTCTCTACGAGAACTAGCATTTCTATCGAACACACCTTCAATCATCTGAGAACCCTCCCAGTTGACTATCTGGACATGAGTGATCTTTTGGAATTTGTCTTCAGCAACAACCCAAGCTTGTGATTCACCACTAGCAAGCAGTTCAAGCAAGTTGTCTCTTGTTCGCACTTGGAGAGTAAGTTTTGACATGACTTGATTTATCTTGGCTGTGTTCTATTTTACAATAAGAGTAGATGATATAATTGTTTGATATGCTTGAATAGTTTGTTGCGCGATCGCACTCCAACTATACTCTTTCAAAGCACACTCTTTTGCCTTTAAACCCTTCCTCTGTCGTTCAGCTTTATCTCTTAAGGCTAACCGCAACATTTCTGTAAGGGATTCTACAGTTAAAGAGCAAACCCAACCTGCTTGTGCTTTTTGGACATCTTCCCAAATATAGACTCCTTCGGAAATAACTACAGGTATTCCTGCTACCATAGCTTCCGCCACCGCAATGCCGAAATTTTCGTAGTAAGAAGGCAGCACGAATAAATCCGCATTTTGTAGTAATGATGCTTTGCGATCGCCTGTCACAAATCCAGTAATTGTTGTATGCAAATTTATTGGCGAAGCTTCAATTTGTGCTTTGATTTTCCCTTCATAATCCTGGTCTTGCGGATTACCACCAGCTAAAATAAACTGAAATTTTATACCTTCAGCCAACAAATTTTCCAAGGCGGGAATTAACAAATTTAGTCCCTTTTTCGGGTCAATCCGAGACATGAAAAGTATTTGGGGAATGTCAACAGATGGTTTATCTGTGTCGATCGCAGATAACTTATCTGTTACATTCGTTACCACACCCAGCGGAATCACCAAATCTCGCGTCGATACCCCAAATCGTGCCGAAATTTTGGCTTCCTGGGTACTGGTGAAGTGAATAGCCGCTGCACCTGCTATATTCGGCTTTTCTAGCAATGCTGCATAAATAAGCTTCAACAACCTTTTCTTACGCAGATCGGCAGGGTCAAGAGTGCCAAGGGGACGTAGGATGTAGGGGAGATGGCGCGATCGGGCCACAAAAGCCGCACAAGACGATACTGGCGAGAACAGCGCGTGAATATGCGCCAAGTCAAACTCCGCAGCGTGTTTACCCAGCCATCTCAGCAATTCAAGTGAAAATTTATACCTGCGAAATGGAGAACAACGGAAATAGCGGATCTTGTAGCCATCCTGCTCTACTGGGCGATCCAGAGGTACATCTAACGGCGCTTGTCCTGCATCTCCGTTAGAATCGGTAGTAAGAATTGTTACTTCTACACCCGATCGGGCCAGCGCAGCAGAAAGACCCAATACCATCTGACTGGGGCCACCGTAGACTAGGGAAATTGAAGGGATAATCTGGAGAATTTTCATATAAATTACATATTTTAAATTTTGTCCTTGTTTATAGTTAATGGCTAATTGCGATCGACAACAAACAAATAGTTATTAGCCATTTGCCTCTTCCAATCGGGTATAAACTTGACCATCGTTCCAGCCAGATTGAGCTATACTGGCGATCGCACTGATAAATCCCAGGCTATAAGATCCCATACGTCCTATCACTTTGGGTAAAGACTTGCTTTTGCGCGAGGCTAGACTTGCCAAAACTTGATCTTGAAACAAGCTAGATGAAAAATTCAACATTTGCTTGGGAGTCAGGTTTTTGAAGCCCATGAGGAAATGATTGTGATAAAACGTGATTTGATATTCGAGCGATCGCGTACTTATATCATGACATCCACCTGTCTCTTCCCCCAAATGAACCAAATACGCCTCCGGATCGTACCAAATCTTATAACCAGTTTGTCGTATCCGCAGACAAAAATCCGATTCTTCCCGCACCGCACTACCGCGAAACCGTTCATCAAACCACAACCCATACTTATCAAAAATCTCTCGCCGGAACGACATATTACAACCCCTTGCCGTGATCACCTGTTGCGGTTTGACAGTATGAACTAAATTAAGATAATATAATCCAATTCCGGGCTCCATTGCTTCTGGAGGTAAGTAATCGATCGTCAACCCCTCCTCAGACTCAGCCAGCTTCATGCGATCCAAAACGCGACCGGCTACAGATCCAACATCTGGACGTTCTAAATAATTGCGAACATGAGCAGCTAAAAATCCCGATGGTAACTGAACATCATCATCAATAAATAGAATAATTTCCCCCTTCGAGCGTCGCACACCATAATTACGCGCACCCGGTAAACTAGCCCAATCAACGCGGCACCAACAAATTTGAGCAGCTTTTTCCAATTCTTCTAAATAAGCTTGCGTTTCCAACTGATGCGTCTTGGTTTGATCTACAACCACAACTTCAAAATTCGGATAATCTTGCTGAACCAGATCGAAAAGCGTATCTCGTAAAGCCTGCTCTCGTTCGTAAGTAGGGACAATCACTGAAATCCAAGGATAGTTCATAATTAGTTGTTACTTTTAGGTTTGAGTTTTAGACAAAAAAGGTTTGATTCAGCTATTCCGTTGCCACGCTATTAGCTAAACGCTTATTCTTCTTTGAAGACTGGTTTTCCAGTTCGGCATTCATTTTTTCCTGCTTATCCAGTTCTGGCAATTTTAAAAGCACCCCAGCAAAAAACCAATAGTAAACAGCAACTGGATCGACATCCAAAGGATAGTAGTAAGTTTGGTAGCTAATAAACAAAATAAAAACCCAAAAACAGGCTCCAAAGCTTCGCAAACTCGGATCTCGGAGAGAGCGGTAAGCCTTGAAAGTAAATACTGTCAGAGACGTAACCAAAGCCAAAAACGCGATTAGTCCAACTGGGCCAATCTCGTGCATCACCTTGGGAAACCAAGTTTCTATCAGGGCAGTATCGCCAAAGACGCGGGCAGAGTTTGTTGCTCGGCCCAATCCTAAACCAATTAAAGAACCCTTAAGGTTCTTCCAAGTAAACTCAAATTGATAAAAGATAAAATCGTCAGCCGGTGAAGCCTCCCAACGACTCGTAAAACTATCTATCCGTTCTTGGATAATACTGGGAAACAGCAATGCACCAATTCCCAATACAACCGCTAACCCAATGACGATAGGTATAAAGCGTTTAAGGTTAGCAACTTGCCCTGTTAATACCAGCAGAATCACCATTGAGATTGGCGCCAGGAGTAGAGCAATTCTCTGACCGGAAATAACGGCTATCACCAAATCCGCAGCCATTCCCAGCAAGCCAACAGTTCGCCAGCGAGCTGAGGGGTCACTGAAAGCAGTTGCAAAGGTGAAATAAGCATTCGCGATAATGAACCAGCCCCACTGCCAGGGTGCTACAAAAGTTCCCGGCAAGCGGATTACCCCCTGTTCGGGACTATACAGTAGAGAGCCACCGACCAGACACCGTGCATCTAAGGAAGCTTTAAATAAATCCGCTCCTTCCAAAAACTGGGTGCCAGCGCATCGACCTGTTACTAGAAATCTGTACTGCACAAAGCAAAGGCCAAAACAGATTAGTGCCAGAACTACGTGCAAGCGTGTCATCAAGAGAACATCTTTTTTATTGCGGATGAGGTAATACGCGCAAGTGATTAAGGGAATGTATCCCATTAGTACTTTTAAGCCCAGAATGCCCATTGCAAATGGTTTTTCGGGCGGCTTAGCAGTCATCTGCTGCGACCCGTTGACAAAAAATAAAGTCATCAGACAACAAGCCAGCAGGATAATCAGCCAGGGCTTTAGACCTTTAGGGATAATTATGGGTAGTCGCTTTCGCTGACACTCTTGGATAATGCTAACGAGTCCGGGGATATACAAACCATCTTTTGCCAGCTGTAGGACTGGACTGTTGCCAAGGCTGTAAACGATGGTGCCAGCAAAGGGCATATAGATGAGGAACGCCCAAAGCGCTTGTCGGGGGTATTTGAAGGAAAAGGCGAGGCAAATTATACCTGCGATCGCTCCTATAGCTCCTTTAGGCCCACTCAAAGGAATGGCCATCATGCCGATAAAAGCAGCACCAAAGACAGCCGAGGTAGAAAAGCTAATCAATTCCTTCCGCTCTTTGGCAGCTTTTCTTTTTTCTGCTAACTGCTCCTTCAGGCTTAAGGTTGACTTAGCAGTACCTTGCTTTTTGGATTTGGACTTTGATTTCTTTTTGGGCACGATTTAAATTTGAGCAACTGTCCCAGGATAGAAAAATGCCATAGCACTCTGTTATAACATTCACGACGCTACTCGACCAGTGAAGCGTTTTTCCCCTCTGCCCCTCTCTCCTTCTCCCCTCCCCGTCCCACGGGGAGGGGTAGGGGGTGGGGTTGCCCCTCTCTCTGTGGCCATAATAATTCAGACACAACCGGAAACGATATCAGCCCCTATAGGGTCGCCAAACGGGGAAAAACGAGATAGGGAGAACGAGAAAAACATATTTTCCCCATCTCAGAATGCCCCATTTCTCATGCCCGATCGCCAACTGGTAAGTTATATATATATCCGAACAAAAACTGATTTATGTTTGACGCACTATCTGAACGCTTAGAAGGGGCCTGGAAAAAGCTGCGGGGGCAGGATCGCATATCCCATGCCAATATTCAAGAGGCGCTGGGGGAAGTCCGCCGCGCCCTCCTGCAAGCGGATGTGAATCTCCAAGTCATAAAAGATTTTATTGCCGAAATCGAAACCAAGGCCCAAGGTGCCGAGGTAATTACAGGCGTGCGGCCCGACCAACAGTTTATCAAAATTGTCTACGACGAACTGTTGGCCGTGATGGGGGAAACCAACGTTCCCCTAGCTCATGCTGACACTTCTCCCACGATTATCCTGATGGCCGGGTTGCAGGGGACGGGTAAAACCACTGCTGCGGCCAAGTTGGCTTTGCATCTGCGTAAAGAGAACCGGACGGCGATGCTAGTCGCGACTGACGTTTACCGACCGGCAGCAATTGACCAGTTGGTAACCCTGGGTAAGCAAATTGACGTGCCGGTGTTTGAACTGGGAACTGATACGAACCCGGTGGAGATTGCCCGTCAGGGTGTGGAACGAGCAAAGGCAGAAGGCGTCGATACGGTGATTATCGATACGGCAGGTCGCCTCCAAATTGACCAGGACATGATGGCGGAGTTGGCCCGGATCGCGCAAACGGTGAAACCTCACGAAACCCTGCTGGTGGTAGACGCCATGACGGGTCAGGAGGCGGCGAATCTTACCCGCACGTTCCACGACCAAATCGGCATCACAGGGGCGATTCTCACTAAGCTGGATGGGGATACTCGCGGCGGTGCAGCCCTATCGGTGCGGCGAATTTCCGGTCAGCCAATTAAGTTTATCGGTACTGGCGAGAAGGTTGAAGCCCTGCAACCCTTCTACCCAGACCGAATGGCATCGCGAATTCTGGGTATGGGCGATGTCCTGACGCTGGTGGAAAAGGCGCAGGAACAAATCGACTTTACAGACGCCGAGAAGATGCAGGAGAAAATCCTGTCGGCGAAGTTTGATTTTACGGATTTCCTCAAGCAGATGCGCTTGATGAAGAATATGGGTTCATTTGGCGGTTTGCTGAAGATGCTTCCCGGAATGCCCAAAATTTCCGATCAGCAGTTGCAAGAGGCAGAAGTAAAGCTCAAACAGACTGAGGCGATGATTAATTCTATGACTGTGGAAGAACGTCGCAACCCGGAGTTGTTGGCGTCTACTCCCAGTCGGCGGCGGCGGATTGGTCGGGGTTCTGGTTATGGGGAGTCGGAAGTCAGCAAGTTGGTGACCGATTTCCAAAAAATGCGAAGTCTGATGCAGCAGATGGGGCAAGGCGGTTTACCTGGAATGGCGGGTATGGGTGGAATGGGTGGGGGAATGTCTCCCTTCGGCGGCGGTGGGAATCGTCCGTCGGCTCCGGGTTGGCGGGGCTATAACGAACAGACTGGTAAGAAGAAACCGAAAAAGGAGAAAAAGAAGAAAGGTTTCGGTCAGCTGTAGCTAAGGCGTGCGATCGCGAAAGCTCTATGCCCAACATCAGGCTACAATGATTGTTTAGTCAAAATTGCGAACGTTATTTTTTCGGCATGATCAAACTGCGCTTAAAACGATACGGTAAAAAGCGGGAGGCCAGCTACCGGATTGTAGCTATGCCAAGTACCTCTCGCCGCGATGGTCGTCCTTTGGAAGAACTCGGTTTTTACAACCCCAGAACCGATGAAACACGGCTAGATGTTCCAGCGATCCTCAAACGACTCAAAGATGGTGCCCAACCTACTGACACCGTTCGCAACATCCTCAAAAAAGCCAATGTCTTCGAGCAGGTTAGTGCCTCAGTTACCCAGTAACGGCCAAATCCAACCCCAAGTAGCTATTCCAGACTATGGTGGGCTGGTAAAATTTTTGGTGCAGCCTTTCTTAGAATCTCAGGAGTCTTTGAAAGTAGACTGCGAAATATCTGCTAGTAGTCCACGGGTTTGGATTCGCGTCGCTTTTGAAGGAGAGGATAAAGGCCGAGTCTTCGGTCGGGGCGCACGTAATATTCAAGCCATTCGGACGGCTCTAGAAGCAGCTGCTAGAGCATCTGGACAATCCGTGTATCTTGATATATACGGCGGAGTATTCGTGGAACACGAGACTGGGCCACCGCCTAGTCGAACCGGAACGCGAACACTTCCACCTCCCTCCTCAGTTGCGCCTAAGTCGTCTCCTAGACTGCGCTCCCGCTAGCGTGTAAATTAGTGAGGATCTGTAAAACTTACAGGTTGACGCCACAGCCTTAATCCAAAAACGTTGATTGGCGTCAACACTTTTATACAAGTTTTAAAAGGCAGGTGAATAAAAGCAAATGTCAGAAGTCCGTTTGGGTGAAAATGAGTCGATCGATTCTGCTTTGAGACGTTTCAAAAAAAAGATTCAAAAAGCTGGGATTTTGTACGAAGTCAAGCGTCGCGAACGTTACGAAAAGCCTAGCCTTCGTCGGAAGCGCAAAGCGGAAGCATCCCGCAAGCACCGTTATTAGAAAGGGATCTTCCGTATTTAGTATGCTATTTGAGTTCTCGATCAGAGGAGCAGAGGAATAAAAATGTTATTTTTTTGAACAAAAGCATAACAACTCGAAAGAGCCAAAAATACCTACTACTAAAAGTAGGTAAAATATCAATACCCACTCAATCTGCTGGGGAATACTTGTAGGGAATGGTAGACGGCACAACGATTGAACTGCCGAGTAGAGAAAGCGCGATCGCCCTTAGCGGAGATCGAGAAGAAAATCTCAAAACCCTGGCGCGGCAAACAGGCGCAACGCTAGTGCTGCGCGGGCAAGAATTACTGATTTCAGGAACGGCGAATCAAGTTGACCTCTGCGGGCGATTGGTGCGATCGCTCGAAGACTTTTGGAAACATGGCAAAAGCATCACTAGCGTGGAGATCCTTACAGCTCGTCAAGCTCTGGATACCCAGCGTACCGACGAGCTGCAAGACTTACAGCGAGACATTCTCGCCCGTACCCGCCGTGGCGATGAAATCCGCGCCAAAACCTTCCGGCAGCGGCAGTACGTCCAAGCCGTGCGTACCCACGACCTCACCTTTTGCGTCGGGCCAGCCGGTACCGGCAAAACCTTCCTGGCAGCAGTTCTAGCTGTTCAAGCCCTGTTGGCAAATCAGTACGAACGAATCATCCTCACCCGACCAGCAGTAGAAGCGGGCGAAAAACTGGGCTTTCTGCCTGGAGACTTACAGCAGAAAATTGACCCGTTTCTTCGCCCTCTCTACGACGCTTTATACGAACTCATCGACCCTGAAAAAATTGCCAACTTGATGGAACGAACCGTAATAGAAGTAGCTCCTTTAGGCTATATGCGGGGTCGCACCCTCAACAACGCTTTTGTAATTCTCGATGAAGCCCAGAACACCACACCAGCTCAGATGAAAATGGTGCTGACGCGCCTTGGTTTCCGTTCTCGTATGGTAGTAACCGGAGACATCACCCAAACCGATTTGCCTTCAAACCAACCATCTGGCTTAGCAGTAGCCCAAAAAATTCTCCAGCACGTCGAAGGCATAGCCTTTTGCCATTTCTCCCAGGCTGATGTAGTCCGCCATCCCCTCGTCCAAAGAATTGTCGCAGCTTACGAGCAATACGAACAATAGCTTATTGCAAATTGCAAATTTAATTTTTAAATTTGCAATCTGAAATTTTAGATCTGAAATTACCAATTACCCATTTTGATATGACTGCTAATTTGAAAGAATTTCTGGAAGCTTGCGAAACATTGGGAACACTACGTTTAATTGTGACCAGCAGCGCAGCTGTCTTGGAAGTACGCGGATCTCTAAGCAAGCTATTCTACGCTGAATTACCCAAAGGTAAGTACGCCAATATGCACGCCGACATTTTCGAGTTTCACCTAAATATGGACGCCATTAAACAGGTGAAATTTGAAACTGGTGAATCAAAACGGGGTAACTTTACCACCTATGCGATTCGCTTTTTGGATGAAAAACAAGAGCCAGCCTTAAGCGCATTTCTCCAGTGGGGCAAGCCAGGTGAATACGAGCCGGGACAGGTAGAAACTTGGCAGCAACTACAAGAGAAATACGGGGAAGTTTGGGAACCTGCGCCTGTGGAGGTTATTTAATTGGATTTTTTAACCACGAAGACACGAAGAAGAGTTTTGAGAGGGATTTGGAGTTTTTGTCTGGTTTTTGTGTTCCTGTTCTGGGGCGGTGAGGCAAAGGCAGGCGTACTGGCCGAAAGATTGGCTCAATTTCCCCAGTGGAATACTAAACCGCCAACTCAGAAGGTGGCTGCGGCTGAAGATTTAATGTATCCATATTGGATTGCCGGAACTTGGAATGTTACGAGTACTCTTGTGGATTTGGTGGCACCTTTGGCACCAGATATTGTGACGCCTGGTTTTGAAAATAATCGACGGTATCTCAATGAACCAGTAACTTTTCCAGTGCGTTTTCAAGTCGTAAACCAAAATGATTTTCAATTTTCAATTTTCAATCCAAAATCTAAAATCCAAAATCTAAAATTACAGGGCTCGGTGGTAGCCGATCGAGCTTTCAATGGGTTGAATATAGCTACGGCGGTTTTGGGCTCTAGCGCTATCTTATCCGTCAAAACAGACCCGCATAATCCCAACCGTCAGATTACTTTACTCCCCGGAGAGCGTCAACTTGTCTCAATTGTTACCAGTCGAGCAAGTGAAATTCCTAATCCCGATCAATTCATTTCGACAGAAGTTTCTCAACAAATATTTCGCAGTCCTACTCAACTTTATTTGAATCAGGTAGAAACTACAACTGCTTACAGAAGACTTCAGGCACCAGGTGCAGTAATTGAGGCAGATCAAATAACTGCTGTTTACCTATCGCCCCAAGACCCAAATTATTTTGCTGCTGCTGAAAGGCCAGTTGCTCTCTATCGCTATCGCTTAGAATTTTTTCCATAATCAAAGGAGGTTAAGGTGTGAAAAATTTTATTAATAATATTTTTTTAATTGGCGAGCAAATTTTAATGTGTCCTCAACTATTATTATTCTATTTGTCTAGCGAGAAAGAAGTTATCGTAGCGGATGTAAAACGGTGGGTAGAAATATTTCAATGGAAGAGTACATCCGATTTAAGTAATTTGTTGTCTTTAACGGCAAAGAAACAAGAGTTTAGAAACTTATATTATTACAGAATAGCTAAAGGTAATTTTGCAGCTAGATTGGTGATGCGAATAATTAATATTTTTTATAAAGAATGCCCTTATCTCTTTTTAGATCTGTCTAGCAATATCGGCCCTGGTCTATTTATTCAGCACGGGTTTAGCACAATTATTATGGCAGATATAGGAGAAAACTGCTGGATTAACCAACAGGTATCAATTGGCTACAAAGATAAAACTGGTCGGCCTAAAATTGGGGATAATGTCAGAATAACGGCTGGGGCAAAAGTGCTAGGTAATATAACTGTTGGGAACAATGTTACTGTAGGTGCTAATGCAGTTGTAATTAAAAATGTGCCTGATAATTGTGTGGTCGTAGGAGTTCCAGCTTACATTGTCAAAAAGAATGGTTTGAAAGTGAAAGAAGAATTAGTCTGATGCAGCAACCAAAGGTAATTTTTTTAGATGCAGTCGGCACTTTATTTGGAGTTCGCGGTAGTGTAGGGGAAGTCTACAGCGAAATAGCGCTTCGGTTTGGAATAGAAGTTTCAGCTAAAGCGTTGGATCGAGCTTTCTACAATAGCTTTAAATCAAGTAGTAGGATGGCTTTTCCAGGAGTTGAACGGCAAGAAATACCGAACAAAGAATTTGAGTGGTGGAACGCGATCGCAATTCAAACTTTCCAATCGGCGGGCGCTTTTCACCAATTTGCCGACTTTTCTAGTTTTTTTGCCGAACTTTATGCCTACTTTGCTAAAGCTAACCCTTGGTTTATCTATCCCGATGTTCTTCCTGCTTTGGAATACTGGCGCAAACAGGGTATTGAATTAGGTATAGTTTCTAATTTTGATTCTCGGATTTACTCTGTTTTGTCAGATCTCCATTTGGCAAAGTTTTTCACCTCAATTACGATTTCCACAGAAGTGGGTGCAGCTAAACCAGAACCAGAAATTTTTGTTAAAGGTTTGCACAAACATGACTGTCCATCTGAAGCTGCATGGCATATTGGCGACAGTTTTAAAGAAGATTATCAAGGTGCCAAGGCAGCTGGATTAAGAGCAATTTGGCTGAAGCGAAGCGAACCTTTCCTGTAATATATAAAAGTATTGAGATATTAGTTATTATGCCTTACAAGTTACTATTCGTCTGCCTGGGTAACATCTGCCGATCGCCTTCAGCAGAAAATATCATGAATCACCTAGTTCAGCAAGCGGGACTCAGGGATTCGGCTTCGCAGACGGGAGGCGATCGCATTATCTGCGACTCCGCTGGCACTTCCAGTTATCATACTGGCAGTCCCCCAGACCGACGGATGACCCAAGCAGCTCAACTTCGAGGAATCAAACTCCGAGGTGAAGCACGCCAGTTTAAAAAATCAGACTTTGAGGAATTCGACTTAATTCTGGCAATGGATAAGCAAAATTACCGAGATATTCTCTCTCTCGATCCAACTGGCAAGTATCGGGATAAAGTGAGATTGATGTGCGACTTTTGTACTCGTCACACCCTTAAAGAGGTTCCCGATCCCTACTATGGTGGCCCAGAAGGATTCGATCGGGTGATAGATTTATTGTTAGATGCCTGCGAAGGTCTGCTGCAATACATTATTGGCGATCGAATAAAAGAACTGGATACTGGGGAGTAGGGTAATTTTAGATTTTAGATTTTAGATTTTAGATTTTAGGTTTTAGATTTCAAGTTGAAATATCTCTTCAATTCTTCAATCTGCAATCTAAAAGCTTTCCCTCTGCCCCTCTGCCCCTCTGCCCCTCTGCCCCTAGCAAGAAAGCCCCTATTCCACCAGATGTTGTTCCATCGCAAAACGAACCAGTTCTGTGCGGTTGCTAGTAGTAGTTTTTCTCAGAAGGCTACTGACGTACTTTTCAATTGTTCTGGAGCTCAAGTGCAGGCGATCGCCAATTTCAGCATTTGAGAAACCGTGAGGTATCAAATCCAGTACTTCCTGTTCTCGCTTGCTCAACTTGCATTCTTTTAAGACTGTCTTAGTTGTGTCAAGGAGGGTTGTCGATTTTGTCGATTCCTGGTTTCTGATCAGCGAGTCAGATTGATCTATCTTTCGATGGAGGAGATTGCGAATTATTGCCCCCAATTCATTTATTTCAAATGGTTTGGGAAGATAGAGATCGCATCCTAACTCGT belongs to Argonema galeatum A003/A1 and includes:
- a CDS encoding DUF4160 domain-containing protein, which codes for MVSAKFWLEPVSLANNIGFSAKELRKLQLMVQENQIRLVEAWYGYFGDSSRRES
- a CDS encoding KH domain-containing protein, with amino-acid sequence MSSSRLVPQLPSNGQIQPQVAIPDYGGLVKFLVQPFLESQESLKVDCEISASSPRVWIRVAFEGEDKGRVFGRGARNIQAIRTALEAAARASGQSVYLDIYGGVFVEHETGPPPSRTGTRTLPPPSSVAPKSSPRLRSR
- the rpsU gene encoding 30S ribosomal protein S21; translated protein: MSEVRLGENESIDSALRRFKKKIQKAGILYEVKRRERYEKPSLRRKRKAEASRKHRY
- a CDS encoding DUF4160 domain-containing protein; amino-acid sequence: MPTVLRISAYRFYFYSHEPNEPPHIHIDRDDSSYQIRNDYPLYVARL
- the rpsP gene encoding 30S ribosomal protein S16, whose product is MIKLRLKRYGKKREASYRIVAMPSTSRRDGRPLEELGFYNPRTDETRLDVPAILKRLKDGAQPTDTVRNILKKANVFEQVSASVTQ
- the hpsP gene encoding hormogonium polysaccharide biosynthesis glycosyltransferase HpsP, which codes for MKILQIIPSISLVYGGPSQMVLGLSAALARSGVEVTILTTDSNGDAGQAPLDVPLDRPVEQDGYKIRYFRCSPFRRYKFSLELLRWLGKHAAEFDLAHIHALFSPVSSCAAFVARSRHLPYILRPLGTLDPADLRKKRLLKLIYAALLEKPNIAGAAAIHFTSTQEAKISARFGVSTRDLVIPLGVVTNVTDKLSAIDTDKPSVDIPQILFMSRIDPKKGLNLLIPALENLLAEGIKFQFILAGGNPQDQDYEGKIKAQIEASPINLHTTITGFVTGDRKASLLQNADLFVLPSYYENFGIAVAEAMVAGIPVVISEGVYIWEDVQKAQAGWVCSLTVESLTEMLRLALRDKAERQRKGLKAKECALKEYSWSAIAQQTIQAYQTIISSTLIVK
- the hpsL gene encoding hormogonium polysaccharide biosynthesis protein HpsL; this encodes MPKKKSKSKSKKQGTAKSTLSLKEQLAEKRKAAKERKELISFSTSAVFGAAFIGMMAIPLSGPKGAIGAIAGIICLAFSFKYPRQALWAFLIYMPFAGTIVYSLGNSPVLQLAKDGLYIPGLVSIIQECQRKRLPIIIPKGLKPWLIILLACCLMTLFFVNGSQQMTAKPPEKPFAMGILGLKVLMGYIPLITCAYYLIRNKKDVLLMTRLHVVLALICFGLCFVQYRFLVTGRCAGTQFLEGADLFKASLDARCLVGGSLLYSPEQGVIRLPGTFVAPWQWGWFIIANAYFTFATAFSDPSARWRTVGLLGMAADLVIAVISGQRIALLLAPISMVILLVLTGQVANLKRFIPIVIGLAVVLGIGALLFPSIIQERIDSFTSRWEASPADDFIFYQFEFTWKNLKGSLIGLGLGRATNSARVFGDTALIETWFPKVMHEIGPVGLIAFLALVTSLTVFTFKAYRSLRDPSLRSFGACFWVFILFISYQTYYYPLDVDPVAVYYWFFAGVLLKLPELDKQEKMNAELENQSSKKNKRLANSVATE
- the hpsN gene encoding hormogonium polysaccharide biosynthesis glycosyltransferase HpsN, whose product is MNYPWISVIVPTYEREQALRDTLFDLVQQDYPNFEVVVVDQTKTHQLETQAYLEELEKAAQICWCRVDWASLPGARNYGVRRSKGEIILFIDDDVQLPSGFLAAHVRNYLERPDVGSVAGRVLDRMKLAESEEGLTIDYLPPEAMEPGIGLYYLNLVHTVKPQQVITARGCNMSFRREIFDKYGLWFDERFRGSAVREESDFCLRIRQTGYKIWYDPEAYLVHLGEETGGCHDISTRSLEYQITFYHNHFLMGFKNLTPKQMLNFSSSLFQDQVLASLASRKSKSLPKVIGRMGSYSLGFISAIASIAQSGWNDGQVYTRLEEANG
- a CDS encoding DUF2442 domain-containing protein, giving the protein MGILAIRADERVKDVRFTEETISVDLMDGRTISVPLVWYPILLQATPEQRSQWEVCGGGYGIHWEEIDEDLSTEGMLRGAPAPRVSVMGS
- the ffh gene encoding signal recognition particle protein translates to MFDALSERLEGAWKKLRGQDRISHANIQEALGEVRRALLQADVNLQVIKDFIAEIETKAQGAEVITGVRPDQQFIKIVYDELLAVMGETNVPLAHADTSPTIILMAGLQGTGKTTAAAKLALHLRKENRTAMLVATDVYRPAAIDQLVTLGKQIDVPVFELGTDTNPVEIARQGVERAKAEGVDTVIIDTAGRLQIDQDMMAELARIAQTVKPHETLLVVDAMTGQEAANLTRTFHDQIGITGAILTKLDGDTRGGAALSVRRISGQPIKFIGTGEKVEALQPFYPDRMASRILGMGDVLTLVEKAQEQIDFTDAEKMQEKILSAKFDFTDFLKQMRLMKNMGSFGGLLKMLPGMPKISDQQLQEAEVKLKQTEAMINSMTVEERRNPELLASTPSRRRRIGRGSGYGESEVSKLVTDFQKMRSLMQQMGQGGLPGMAGMGGMGGGMSPFGGGGNRPSAPGWRGYNEQTGKKKPKKEKKKKGFGQL
- a CDS encoding PhoH family protein; the encoded protein is MVDGTTIELPSRESAIALSGDREENLKTLARQTGATLVLRGQELLISGTANQVDLCGRLVRSLEDFWKHGKSITSVEILTARQALDTQRTDELQDLQRDILARTRRGDEIRAKTFRQRQYVQAVRTHDLTFCVGPAGTGKTFLAAVLAVQALLANQYERIILTRPAVEAGEKLGFLPGDLQQKIDPFLRPLYDALYELIDPEKIANLMERTVIEVAPLGYMRGRTLNNAFVILDEAQNTTPAQMKMVLTRLGFRSRMVVTGDITQTDLPSNQPSGLAVAQKILQHVEGIAFCHFSQADVVRHPLVQRIVAAYEQYEQ